A DNA window from Bacteroides cellulosilyticus contains the following coding sequences:
- the htpG gene encoding molecular chaperone HtpG yields the protein MQKGNIGVTTENIFPVIKKFLYSDHEIFLRELVSNAVDATQKLKTLASIGEFKGEVGDLTVHVSLGKDTITVSDRGIGLTAEEIDKYINQIAFSGANDFLEKYKNDANAIIGHFGLGFYSAFMVAKKVEIITKSHKEGAQAVKWSCDGSPEFTIENIDKADRGTDIVLYIDDESKEFLEEARISSLLKKYCSFLPIPIAFGKKKDWKDGKQVETDEDNIINDSNPLWTLKPSELKDEDYKKFYRDLYPMSDEPLFWIHLNVDYPFHLTGILYFPKVKSNIELNKNKIQLYSNQVYVTDSVEGIVPDFLTLLHGVLDSPDIPLNVSRSYLQSDSNVKKISTYITKKVSDRLQSIFKNDRKQFEEKWNDLKIFINYGMLTQEDFYDRVKDFSLFTDTDGKCYTFEEYQKLIKDNQTDKDGNLIYLYANHKDEQFSYIEAAKNKGYNVLLMDGQLDIAVVSMLEQKFEKSRFTRVDSDVIDNLIIKEDKKGETLETGKQEALSAVFKSQLPKLEKVEFNITAQALGENSSPVMITQSEYMRRMKEMANIQAGMSFYGEMPDMFNLVLNSDHKLVKEVLADEEKECDSVVAPIQQEMNDVDKRRNELKDKQKGKKDEEISTAEKDEVNGLDQKWEELKTKKDEVFAGYAAKNKVVRQLIDLALLQNGMLKGEALNNFVKRSIELI from the coding sequence ATGCAAAAAGGAAATATTGGGGTAACAACCGAAAACATTTTCCCCGTTATCAAAAAGTTCTTGTATAGCGATCATGAAATTTTTCTCCGCGAGTTAGTTTCTAATGCCGTAGATGCTACGCAGAAGTTGAAAACCTTAGCCTCTATTGGCGAGTTTAAAGGTGAGGTTGGCGATTTGACCGTACATGTGTCTTTAGGAAAAGATACAATTACTGTTTCAGACCGTGGTATTGGTTTGACAGCCGAAGAAATCGACAAATATATCAACCAAATTGCTTTTTCAGGTGCCAACGATTTCCTGGAGAAGTATAAGAATGATGCTAATGCAATTATCGGTCACTTCGGTTTAGGCTTTTATTCAGCTTTCATGGTGGCTAAGAAAGTGGAAATTATCACGAAATCCCATAAAGAAGGTGCTCAAGCAGTGAAATGGAGTTGCGATGGCAGTCCGGAGTTCACCATTGAGAACATTGATAAAGCTGACCGTGGTACAGATATAGTACTTTATATTGACGATGAAAGTAAAGAATTCCTGGAAGAGGCCCGTATTTCTTCTCTGCTAAAGAAATATTGTAGTTTCCTTCCCATACCTATTGCTTTTGGTAAGAAGAAAGACTGGAAAGATGGAAAACAGGTTGAAACAGACGAAGATAACATCATCAATGACAGCAATCCGTTGTGGACATTGAAACCCAGCGAACTGAAGGATGAAGATTATAAGAAGTTCTATCGTGACCTGTATCCAATGTCTGATGAACCTTTGTTCTGGATACATCTAAACGTAGATTATCCGTTCCATCTGACAGGTATCCTCTACTTCCCGAAAGTAAAGAGCAATATCGAACTGAATAAGAATAAGATACAGCTTTATAGCAACCAGGTATACGTTACGGATTCAGTAGAAGGTATCGTACCTGACTTTCTGACACTGTTGCATGGTGTGCTCGATTCTCCGGATATTCCGTTGAATGTATCCCGTTCTTATCTGCAGAGCGACTCTAACGTGAAGAAGATTTCGACATATATCACAAAGAAAGTATCTGATCGTCTGCAATCTATCTTTAAAAATGATCGCAAACAGTTCGAGGAAAAGTGGAATGACCTGAAGATTTTCATCAATTATGGAATGCTTACCCAGGAAGACTTCTATGACAGAGTAAAAGATTTTTCCCTTTTCACCGATACGGATGGTAAATGCTATACATTTGAAGAGTATCAGAAGCTGATCAAAGATAATCAAACTGATAAAGATGGCAATTTGATCTATCTGTATGCTAATCATAAAGATGAGCAATTCAGCTATATTGAGGCTGCTAAGAATAAGGGATACAATGTATTGCTGATGGATGGTCAACTGGACATTGCTGTAGTAAGCATGTTGGAGCAAAAGTTTGAGAAATCTCGCTTTACCCGTGTAGATAGTGATGTTATCGATAATCTGATTATCAAAGAAGATAAGAAAGGTGAAACTCTGGAAACAGGCAAACAAGAAGCTCTTTCTGCTGTGTTCAAGAGCCAGTTGCCTAAGCTGGAAAAGGTTGAGTTTAATATCACAGCGCAGGCTTTGGGTGAAAACTCTTCTCCTGTGATGATTACTCAAAGCGAATATATGCGCCGTATGAAAGAAATGGCTAATATTCAGGCGGGTATGAGTTTCTATGGAGAAATGCCCGATATGTTCAACCTGGTGCTGAATTCAGATCATAAATTGGTGAAAGAAGTTCTTGCAGACGAAGAAAAAGAATGCGACTCTGTTGTAGCTCCTATTCAACAAGAAATGAATGACGTAGACAAACGTCGTAATGAGCTGAAGGATAAACAAAAAGGTAAGAAAGACGAAGAAATTTCTACTGCTGAAAAGGACGAAGTGAACGGATTGGATCAGAAGTGGGAAGAACTGAAAACAAAGAAGGACGAAGTATTCGCTGGATATGCAGCTAAAAATAAAGTTGTCCGCCAATTGATTGACCTGGCATTGCTGCAAAATGGCATGCTGAAAGGTGAAGCTTTGAATAACTTTGTGAAGAGAAGCATCGAGCTAATCTAA
- the dapA gene encoding 4-hydroxy-tetrahydrodipicolinate synthase, with protein sequence MIQTKLKGMGVALITPFKEDESVDYDALIRLVDYQLQNNTDFLCVLGTTAETPTLTEEEKKKIKKMVIERVNGRIPILLGVGGNNTRAIVDTLQNDDFTGIDAILSVVPYYNKPSQEGIYQHYKAIAEATELPIVLYNVPGRTGVNMKAETTLRIARDFKNVIAVKEASGDITQMDDIIKNKPANFDVISGDDGITFPLITLGAVGIISVIGNAFPREFSRMVRLALQGDYANALTIHHKFAELFKLLFVDGNPAGVKAMLNVMGMIENKLRLPLVPTRITTFEAMRKILDELNIKC encoded by the coding sequence ATGATACAGACTAAATTGAAAGGAATGGGGGTAGCGCTGATTACTCCTTTTAAAGAGGATGAAAGCGTTGATTACGATGCATTGATACGTTTGGTGGACTATCAACTTCAAAACAATACTGATTTTTTGTGTGTGCTGGGCACCACGGCAGAAACTCCGACACTGACGGAAGAAGAAAAAAAGAAAATCAAGAAAATGGTCATCGAACGCGTAAATGGTCGGATACCTATCCTGCTCGGTGTTGGTGGAAATAATACGCGCGCCATTGTGGATACGCTTCAAAACGACGATTTTACCGGAATAGATGCCATTCTGTCTGTTGTTCCCTATTATAATAAACCTTCTCAGGAAGGTATTTATCAACATTATAAAGCAATTGCAGAGGCTACAGAGCTCCCAATTGTACTCTATAATGTTCCCGGTCGTACCGGTGTAAATATGAAAGCAGAAACCACGCTGCGCATTGCCCGTGACTTCAAAAATGTTATTGCTGTCAAGGAAGCTTCCGGTGACATCACTCAAATGGATGATATCATCAAGAATAAACCGGCCAATTTTGACGTTATTTCGGGGGATGATGGTATTACCTTCCCCTTGATTACTTTGGGAGCTGTTGGAATCATATCAGTCATCGGAAATGCATTTCCACGCGAATTTAGCCGCATGGTAAGACTGGCATTGCAAGGAGATTATGCAAATGCATTGACTATCCACCATAAATTTGCCGAGTTATTCAAGCTTCTTTTTGTGGATGGCAATCCGGCAGGCGTAAAAGCAATGTTGAACGTTATGGGAATGATTGAGAATAAACTCCGCCTTCCGCTTGTGCCTACTAGGATTACTACTTTTGAAGCCATGCGGAAGATTTTGGATGAGTTAAACATTAAGTGCTAA
- the trmD gene encoding tRNA (guanosine(37)-N1)-methyltransferase TrmD, producing the protein MRIDIITVLPEMIEGFFNCSIMKRAQNKGLAEIHIHNLRDYTEDKYRRVDDYPFGGFAGMVMKIEPIERCINALKAEREYDEIIFTTPDGEQFNQPMANTLSLTQNLIILCGHFKGIDYRIREHLITKEISIGDYVLTGGELAAAVMADAIVRIIPGVISDEQSALSDSFQDNLLAAPVYTRPADYNGWKVPEILLSGHEAKIKEWELQQSLERTRRLRPDLLGEE; encoded by the coding sequence ATGCGCATTGATATAATAACAGTTCTACCGGAGATGATTGAAGGCTTTTTCAATTGCTCCATAATGAAACGTGCTCAGAATAAAGGGCTTGCAGAAATACATATTCATAATTTACGTGATTATACTGAAGATAAATATCGACGGGTGGATGATTATCCTTTTGGCGGTTTTGCCGGAATGGTGATGAAAATAGAGCCTATAGAGCGCTGTATCAATGCCTTGAAGGCAGAACGGGAGTATGATGAAATCATTTTTACGACTCCTGATGGTGAGCAGTTCAATCAGCCAATGGCCAATACACTTTCACTTACCCAGAACCTCATTATCCTTTGCGGACATTTTAAAGGTATCGATTATCGTATTCGCGAGCATCTGATCACTAAAGAAATCAGTATTGGAGACTATGTGCTGACCGGTGGAGAACTGGCGGCAGCAGTGATGGCGGATGCTATTGTCCGCATCATCCCCGGTGTTATTTCCGATGAGCAATCAGCGTTATCCGACTCATTCCAGGATAATCTTTTGGCTGCTCCGGTCTATACAAGACCTGCCGATTACAATGGTTGGAAAGTTCCGGAAATTTTATTGTCCGGGCATGAGGCTAAGATTAAGGAATGGGAGTTGCAACAGTCTTTGGAACGGACGCGCAGACTCCGCCCGGATTTGCTGGGAGAGGAATAA
- a CDS encoding ATP-dependent Clp protease ATP-binding subunit, whose translation MNNQFSQRVSDIITYSKEEANRLKNRYIGPEHLLLGMLRDGGGKAIEILQKLDIDLNRVKKRLEGFLKEIEDDNLLPDADIPLSPMAAKILKMCILEARLLKSATADTEHVLLAILKDGNNLAATVLEENNIDYKSVFEQLSMKASPNAGMGFTEDDDEEEDEMNMSSRSSQSGSSQSSTQTASKKPSNDTPVLDNFGMDMTRAAEEGRLDPVVGREREIERLAQILSRRKKNNPVLIGEPGVGKSAIVEGLALRIVQKKVSRILFDKRVVMLDMASVVAGTKYRGQFEERIRSIINELQKNPNVILFIDEIHTIVGAGAAAGSMDAANMLKPALARGEIQCIGATTLDEYRKNIEKDGALERRFQKVIVEPTTAEETLQILKNIKEKYEDHHNVTYTDEALEACVKLTDRYITDRNFPDKAIDALDEAGSRVHLTNITVPKEIEEQEKLIEEARQQKADAVKSQNFELAASFRDHEKEFSVRLEEMKAEWEARLKDDRQIVGEEEIANVVSMMSGVPVQRMAQAEGIKLAGMKEELQAKVIAQDPAIEKVTKAILRSRVGLKDPNRPIGTFLFLGPTGVGKTHLAKQLAKYMFGSADALIRVDMSEYMEKFTVSRLVGAPPGYVGYEEGGQLTEKVRRKPYSIVLLDEIEKAHPDVFNILLQLMDEGRLTDSYGRTVDFKNTVVIMTSNIGTRQLKDFGRGVGFAAQNRTDDKEYSRGVIQKALNKSFAPEFLNRVDEIITFDQLSLDAIEKIIDIELKGLYERMESLGYKLVIDAKAKTFMASKGYDVQFGARPLKRAIQTYLEDGLSELIISSELQTGDTISVSLNEGKGELDIKKA comes from the coding sequence ATGAATAATCAGTTTTCACAAAGAGTTTCTGACATTATCACTTACAGCAAGGAAGAAGCTAACCGGCTGAAGAATAGATATATCGGTCCGGAGCATCTTCTACTCGGCATGTTGCGAGACGGCGGAGGGAAAGCTATAGAAATATTGCAGAAACTGGATATAGACCTAAACAGAGTTAAGAAACGTCTGGAAGGTTTTTTAAAAGAGATTGAAGATGATAACTTGTTGCCCGATGCAGACATTCCATTGTCTCCTATGGCAGCTAAGATATTGAAAATGTGTATACTCGAGGCTCGTCTGCTGAAGAGTGCCACTGCTGATACTGAACATGTATTGCTGGCTATCTTGAAAGACGGTAATAATTTGGCCGCTACGGTATTGGAAGAAAATAATATAGATTATAAGTCAGTGTTCGAACAGCTTTCTATGAAAGCCAGCCCTAACGCAGGTATGGGATTTACGGAAGATGATGACGAGGAAGAAGATGAAATGAACATGTCTTCACGTTCTTCTCAAAGTGGTAGTTCACAGTCTTCTACGCAAACAGCGTCTAAGAAACCATCCAATGATACTCCGGTATTGGATAACTTTGGTATGGATATGACCCGGGCTGCGGAAGAAGGTAGGCTGGATCCTGTGGTAGGTCGTGAACGTGAAATCGAGCGGTTGGCTCAGATATTGAGCCGTCGTAAGAAGAATAATCCGGTATTGATAGGTGAACCTGGTGTAGGTAAATCAGCTATCGTAGAGGGATTAGCATTACGTATTGTTCAGAAGAAAGTATCCCGTATTTTGTTTGATAAACGTGTGGTAATGCTTGATATGGCTTCTGTAGTAGCTGGAACCAAGTATCGCGGCCAGTTTGAGGAACGTATTCGTTCTATCATTAATGAGTTACAGAAGAATCCGAACGTAATTCTGTTTATTGACGAGATTCACACGATTGTGGGGGCCGGAGCAGCTGCCGGTTCTATGGATGCTGCCAATATGCTGAAACCTGCATTAGCACGTGGTGAAATACAATGTATAGGCGCCACTACCCTTGATGAATACCGGAAGAATATAGAAAAAGACGGTGCTTTGGAACGCCGTTTCCAGAAAGTGATTGTTGAACCGACCACTGCCGAGGAAACGCTCCAGATATTGAAGAATATCAAAGAGAAGTACGAAGACCATCATAATGTGACTTATACGGATGAAGCGCTGGAAGCATGTGTCAAGTTGACAGACCGCTACATTACTGACCGTAATTTCCCGGATAAGGCTATTGATGCTTTGGACGAAGCCGGTTCGCGCGTCCATCTGACAAACATTACTGTTCCAAAAGAGATTGAAGAACAGGAGAAACTGATCGAAGAAGCCCGTCAACAAAAGGCGGATGCGGTGAAATCGCAGAATTTCGAACTTGCTGCCAGTTTCCGTGATCATGAGAAAGAGTTTTCTGTTCGTTTGGAAGAGATGAAGGCTGAATGGGAAGCTCGCTTAAAAGATGACCGTCAGATAGTTGGTGAGGAAGAAATTGCGAATGTGGTTTCTATGATGTCCGGTGTGCCTGTACAGCGTATGGCGCAGGCTGAAGGCATCAAGTTGGCGGGTATGAAAGAAGAGCTGCAAGCTAAAGTCATAGCTCAGGACCCGGCTATTGAAAAGGTGACGAAAGCTATTCTGCGTAGTCGTGTAGGATTGAAAGATCCTAACCGTCCTATCGGAACATTCTTGTTCCTGGGGCCTACGGGTGTAGGTAAAACTCACTTGGCGAAACAGTTGGCGAAATATATGTTTGGTTCTGCCGATGCGCTGATACGTGTGGATATGAGTGAATATATGGAGAAGTTTACCGTTTCTCGCCTTGTTGGTGCACCTCCGGGATATGTAGGATATGAAGAAGGCGGACAGTTGACAGAGAAAGTGCGTCGTAAACCTTACTCTATCGTATTGTTGGACGAGATTGAGAAAGCCCACCCGGATGTATTCAACATCTTGTTACAACTGATGGATGAAGGTCGTCTGACTGACAGTTATGGCAGAACTGTAGACTTCAAGAATACAGTGGTTATCATGACTTCAAATATCGGTACACGTCAATTGAAAGACTTCGGTCGTGGTGTAGGTTTTGCTGCCCAGAATCGTACGGATGATAAAGAATATTCACGTGGCGTGATACAAAAGGCTTTGAATAAGTCGTTTGCCCCTGAGTTTCTGAACCGTGTCGACGAGATTATTACTTTCGACCAGCTTTCGCTGGATGCTATCGAAAAGATTATCGATATCGAGTTGAAAGGCTTGTATGAGCGCATGGAATCTCTTGGATATAAGCTTGTTATTGATGCTAAAGCCAAGACGTTCATGGCATCTAAAGGATATGATGTGCAGTTTGGTGCCCGTCCTTTGAAGCGTGCCATCCAGACTTATCTGGAAGATGGACTTTCGGAATTGATTATTTCTTCCGAATTGCAGACAGGTGATACGATTTCTGTCTCTTTGAACGAAGGAAAAGGAGAACTGGACATCAAGAAAGCATGA
- a CDS encoding patatin-like phospholipase family protein produces MKRILLLLSFCFLLLPMLHAQKVGLVLSGGGAKGMTHIGIIRALEENNIPIDYITGTSMGAIIGSLYAMGYSPDDMETLLRSEDFKRWYSGKVEPKYAYYFKKSIPTPEFFNIRFDFKDSLNVKPQLPTSMVNPIQMNLVFVELFARATAACDGDFDRLFVPFRCIASDVYNKRQIVLGKGDLGDAVRASMSFPFVFKPIEIDSVLAYDGGIYNNFPTDVMRDDFHPDIIIGSVVAANPSKPKENDLMSQIENMVMQKTDYSIPDSVGILMTFKYDDVNLLDFDRLQELHDIGYNRTLSLMDSIKGRIHRRVNADNVRLRRLVYRSNLPQLYFQKIYIDGANPQQQAYIQKEFHDEEDEPFTYEDLKRGYFRLLADNMISEIIPKAVFNEETDMYDLHLKVKMEDNFSVRLGGSVSTTSSNQIYLGLGYQNLNYYAKEFTFDGQLGKVYNNAQLMARIDLPTHIPTSYRLIASISTFDYYKKEKLFSKNDKPSFNSKDERFLKLIIALPFLANKRAEFGFGIGKLQDNYFQSSVINFEEDRSDRSLYRLIGGSISFYGSTLNSRQYATKGYNEKLIAQIFTGKERYKPGNPAEQPVTQERQSWLQISYMKEAYHSMAPKFVLGWMAEALYSSRNFSENFTATMMQAAEFSPTPHSKLMYNEAFRANQFLAAGIKPMFIFNDMFHLRGEFYGFMPIFPIEKNTQNKAFYGKAFSKVEYMGEISVICQLPFGAISAYVNHYSSPRREWNVGLSIGWQLFNYRFIE; encoded by the coding sequence ATGAAAAGAATTCTTTTGCTTTTATCGTTTTGTTTCTTGTTGCTGCCCATGTTGCATGCCCAAAAAGTTGGACTTGTATTGAGTGGTGGTGGTGCGAAAGGTATGACGCATATCGGCATCATTCGGGCTTTGGAAGAAAACAATATCCCTATCGATTATATTACCGGTACATCCATGGGAGCCATTATCGGTTCGTTGTATGCCATGGGATACTCTCCCGATGATATGGAGACTTTGCTGCGTTCAGAAGACTTTAAACGCTGGTATTCTGGAAAAGTAGAGCCTAAATACGCCTATTATTTTAAGAAAAGTATCCCCACGCCGGAATTTTTTAATATCCGCTTTGATTTTAAGGACTCCTTGAATGTCAAACCGCAATTGCCAACCAGTATGGTTAACCCCATCCAGATGAATTTGGTATTTGTGGAGCTGTTTGCCCGTGCTACGGCTGCTTGTGACGGTGATTTTGATAGGCTGTTTGTTCCTTTCCGCTGTATTGCTTCTGATGTATACAATAAACGGCAAATAGTGTTAGGGAAAGGTGACCTGGGAGATGCTGTCCGTGCTTCCATGAGTTTTCCGTTTGTTTTTAAGCCTATTGAGATAGATAGCGTGCTGGCTTATGATGGTGGTATTTACAATAACTTTCCAACGGATGTAATGCGGGATGATTTTCATCCGGATATTATTATTGGTAGTGTGGTGGCCGCTAATCCATCCAAGCCTAAAGAAAATGACCTTATGAGTCAGATTGAGAACATGGTGATGCAGAAGACGGACTATTCTATTCCGGATTCTGTCGGTATCCTCATGACATTCAAGTATGATGATGTGAACTTACTTGATTTTGACCGTCTTCAGGAACTCCATGATATAGGTTACAATCGCACTCTTAGCCTGATGGATTCTATAAAGGGGCGTATTCATCGTAGGGTGAATGCAGATAATGTGCGTTTACGCCGTCTGGTTTATCGCAGTAATCTGCCGCAGCTCTATTTCCAGAAAATTTATATTGATGGAGCTAACCCCCAGCAACAGGCTTATATTCAGAAGGAATTTCACGATGAAGAAGATGAACCATTTACCTACGAAGATTTGAAGCGTGGATATTTCCGTTTACTTGCGGATAACATGATATCGGAAATCATTCCGAAGGCGGTATTTAATGAGGAAACCGATATGTACGATTTGCATCTGAAAGTAAAGATGGAGGATAATTTCTCTGTCCGCTTGGGTGGTAGTGTATCTACGACGAGTTCCAATCAGATATATCTGGGACTGGGCTATCAGAACTTAAATTATTATGCCAAAGAGTTTACGTTTGATGGCCAATTGGGTAAAGTTTATAATAATGCCCAACTGATGGCGCGTATAGATTTGCCTACTCATATTCCTACTTCATATCGGCTTATTGCGTCTATTAGTACTTTTGATTATTACAAGAAAGAGAAACTGTTCTCTAAAAACGATAAACCTTCCTTTAATTCAAAGGATGAACGATTTTTGAAGTTGATTATCGCTTTACCATTCTTAGCGAATAAACGGGCTGAATTTGGCTTTGGTATTGGAAAATTGCAAGATAACTATTTTCAATCCAGTGTGATAAACTTTGAAGAAGACCGTTCGGACAGGAGTTTATACAGGCTTATAGGCGGTTCTATTAGTTTTTATGGAAGTACACTGAATTCTCGTCAATACGCTACAAAAGGATATAACGAGAAATTAATAGCTCAGATTTTTACGGGAAAAGAAAGATATAAGCCTGGAAATCCGGCAGAACAGCCTGTTACACAGGAACGGCAATCATGGTTACAGATTTCTTATATGAAAGAAGCATATCATAGTATGGCGCCTAAATTTGTTTTGGGGTGGATGGCGGAAGCGTTGTATTCATCAAGGAACTTCTCGGAGAATTTTACGGCAACAATGATGCAGGCTGCAGAGTTTTCACCGACTCCGCATAGTAAGTTGATGTATAATGAGGCTTTCCGTGCCAATCAGTTTTTGGCTGCCGGTATCAAGCCTATGTTTATTTTCAATGATATGTTTCATCTGAGAGGAGAATTTTATGGATTTATGCCTATTTTTCCTATCGAGAAGAATACGCAAAACAAAGCATTTTATGGAAAAGCTTTCTCAAAGGTAGAATATATGGGAGAAATTTCTGTTATTTGCCAATTACCTTTTGGAGCGATCTCTGCTTATGTAAATCATTATAGCTCACCGAGAAGGGAGTGGAATGTGGGGCTGAGTATCGGCTGGCAACTGTTTAATTACCGTTTCATCGAATAA
- the ligA gene encoding NAD-dependent DNA ligase LigA: MTAKEKIDQLRAELHRHNYNYYVLNAPEISDKEFDDMMRELQEMEREHPEYQDENSPTMRVGSDLNKNFTQVTHKYPMLSLGNTYSEGEVSDFYDRTQKALNEDFEICAELKYDGTSISLTYENGKLIRAVTRGDGEKGDDVTDNVKTIRTIPLVLHGDYPQLFEIRGEILMPWEVFEELNREKEAREEPLFANPRNAASGTLKLQNSAIVASRKLDAYLYYLLGEELPCDGHYENLQKAAQWGFKISDHMKKCHSLQEVFDYIHYWDTERKNLPVATDGIVLKVNSLKQQKNLGFTAKSPRWAIAYKFQAERALTRLNKVTYQVGRTGAVTPVANLDPVQLSGTIVKRASLHNADIIEGLDLHVGDMVYVEKGGEIIPKITGVDKNARSMMVGEKVKFITHCPECGSKLIRYEGEAAHYCPNETACPPQIKGKIEHFISRKAMNIDGLGPETVDMFYRLGLIKDTADLYKLIVDDIRNLDRMGDKSAENIIKGIAQSKEVPFERALFALGIRFVGETVAKKIAKSFTDIEELENADLERLINIDEIGEKIAQSIISYFANPLNRELIERLKVAGLQFNRKEEDLSGYTNKLAGQSIVISGVFTHHSRDEYKDLIEKNGGKNVGSISAKTSFILAGENMGPAKLEKAQKLGVQIMSEDEFLALIS, encoded by the coding sequence ATGACTGCAAAAGAAAAGATAGATCAACTCCGTGCCGAACTGCATCGGCACAACTACAATTATTACGTGTTGAATGCTCCCGAAATCTCCGACAAAGAGTTCGACGACATGATGCGGGAATTGCAGGAGATGGAGCGAGAACATCCTGAATATCAGGACGAAAATTCACCAACCATGCGAGTAGGAAGCGATTTGAATAAGAATTTCACGCAAGTGACACACAAATATCCAATGCTTTCGTTGGGTAATACCTATTCCGAAGGTGAGGTATCTGACTTTTATGATCGCACTCAAAAAGCCCTGAACGAAGATTTTGAAATTTGTGCCGAACTTAAATATGACGGTACTTCCATCTCACTAACATACGAAAACGGTAAATTAATACGTGCCGTAACCCGTGGCGACGGTGAAAAAGGCGATGATGTAACGGATAATGTGAAGACAATCCGTACTATCCCCCTTGTTTTGCATGGTGATTATCCCCAATTATTTGAGATCAGAGGGGAAATACTAATGCCGTGGGAAGTCTTTGAGGAACTAAACCGCGAAAAAGAGGCACGCGAAGAACCTCTTTTCGCTAATCCGCGTAATGCCGCATCAGGCACTTTGAAATTACAAAACTCTGCTATAGTTGCTTCCCGCAAACTGGATGCCTACCTTTATTATTTATTAGGCGAAGAACTTCCTTGCGACGGACATTATGAAAACCTGCAGAAAGCTGCACAATGGGGATTCAAAATCTCCGACCATATGAAGAAGTGTCACAGCCTGCAGGAAGTGTTTGATTACATCCATTATTGGGATACGGAACGGAAAAATTTACCTGTAGCCACGGATGGCATTGTTTTGAAAGTTAATAGCCTGAAACAGCAGAAAAACCTCGGTTTCACCGCAAAATCTCCTCGTTGGGCCATCGCATACAAGTTTCAGGCAGAGCGTGCATTGACCCGCTTAAACAAGGTGACTTACCAGGTGGGAAGAACCGGAGCAGTAACCCCTGTTGCCAACCTGGATCCGGTACAATTATCGGGTACTATCGTGAAACGCGCCTCTCTGCATAATGCGGATATCATCGAAGGGCTCGACTTGCATGTCGGCGATATGGTTTATGTAGAAAAAGGTGGCGAAATCATACCCAAAATTACCGGAGTAGATAAAAATGCCCGAAGTATGATGGTAGGTGAAAAAGTGAAGTTCATCACTCATTGCCCTGAATGTGGCAGCAAATTAATCCGTTACGAGGGAGAAGCTGCGCATTATTGCCCCAACGAAACGGCTTGTCCACCTCAGATAAAAGGAAAGATCGAGCATTTCATCAGCCGGAAGGCTATGAACATTGACGGATTAGGCCCGGAAACTGTAGATATGTTCTACCGGTTAGGACTCATTAAGGATACGGCAGATCTGTACAAGCTGATTGTAGACGATATCAGGAATCTGGACCGTATGGGAGATAAGTCGGCGGAAAATATCATCAAGGGTATTGCTCAAAGTAAGGAAGTACCTTTTGAGCGAGCGTTGTTCGCCCTGGGTATCCGCTTTGTCGGTGAAACTGTAGCAAAGAAAATAGCTAAGTCCTTCACTGACATAGAAGAACTGGAAAATGCAGATCTTGAAAGATTGATAAATATCGATGAAATCGGTGAGAAAATAGCGCAAAGCATCATTTCCTACTTCGCTAATCCTCTGAATAGAGAATTAATAGAGCGACTGAAAGTTGCCGGATTACAGTTTAACCGGAAGGAAGAAGATCTGAGCGGCTATACTAATAAGCTTGCCGGACAGTCTATTGTAATCAGTGGTGTGTTCACCCATCACTCCAGAGACGAATATAAAGATTTGATAGAGAAGAATGGAGGAAAAAATGTAGGTAGCATTTCTGCCAAGACCAGTTTTATCCTGGCAGGCGAAAATATGGGACCCGCCAAATTGGAAAAAGCGCAAAAGCTAGGTGTACAGATAATGAGCGAAGATGAGTTTTTAGCGCTCATTTCGTAA